A stretch of the Gossypium hirsutum isolate 1008001.06 chromosome D07, Gossypium_hirsutum_v2.1, whole genome shotgun sequence genome encodes the following:
- the LOC107926526 gene encoding golgin candidate 6 isoform X1: protein MYGSMLLHGLALSESNGDLETCCGAASVLTYILKDNSWCKERVLQIELEAPTPSFGAPELLLHRIVRYLAVASSDKDGKPGFSYVQPVMLKLLVTWLADCPSAVQCFLNSRPHLTYLLELVSNTSSTVCVMGLAAFILGECVIYNKSSESGKDAITVADAISQKIGLASYFLKFDKMQRSSLFSSAKSAESHKPLTRSAAASTLEIEDVAEDDIYLQHSC from the exons aTGTATGGCAGCATGCTATTACATGGTCTTGCATTGAGTGAAAGCAACGGTGATCTTGAG ACTTGTTGCGGGGCTGCTAGTGTTCTTACTTACATTCTCAAGGACAATTCTTGGTGCAAAGAAAGG GTCCTACAAATTGAACTTGAAGCCCCAACTCCATCCTTCGGGGCTCCAGAGCTACTATTGCACCGTATCGTTAGGTACTTGGCTGTTGCCTCTTCCGATAAAGATGGGAAGCCAGGTTTCTCGTATGTTCAACCAGTTATGTTGAAACTGCTCGTCACTTGGCTAGCAGATTGCCCAAGTGCAGTGCAATGCTTCTTAAATTCACGTCCCCACTTAACGTATTTGCTTGAGTTAGTTTCAAATACATCATCAACCGTGTGTGTTATGGGGTTGGCTGCATTTATCTTGGGAGAATGTGTGATTTACAATAAATCTAGTGAAAGCGGAAAGGATGCTATTACCGTAGCTGATGCCATAAGCCAGAAAATTGGTCTTGCATCATACTTTCTAAAGTTCGATAAGATGCAGAGAAGCTCCCTTTTCTCATCGGCAAAGTCAGCTGAGTCCCATAAACCGCTGACTAGATCCGCTGCTGCTAGTACGTTAGAGATTGAAGATGTTGCTGAGGATGATATCTATCTCCAACACTCGTGTTAA
- the LOC107926526 gene encoding golgin candidate 6 isoform X2, with product MLLHGLALSESNGDLETCCGAASVLTYILKDNSWCKERVLQIELEAPTPSFGAPELLLHRIVRYLAVASSDKDGKPGFSYVQPVMLKLLVTWLADCPSAVQCFLNSRPHLTYLLELVSNTSSTVCVMGLAAFILGECVIYNKSSESGKDAITVADAISQKIGLASYFLKFDKMQRSSLFSSAKSAESHKPLTRSAAASTLEIEDVAEDDIYLQHSC from the exons ATGCTATTACATGGTCTTGCATTGAGTGAAAGCAACGGTGATCTTGAG ACTTGTTGCGGGGCTGCTAGTGTTCTTACTTACATTCTCAAGGACAATTCTTGGTGCAAAGAAAGG GTCCTACAAATTGAACTTGAAGCCCCAACTCCATCCTTCGGGGCTCCAGAGCTACTATTGCACCGTATCGTTAGGTACTTGGCTGTTGCCTCTTCCGATAAAGATGGGAAGCCAGGTTTCTCGTATGTTCAACCAGTTATGTTGAAACTGCTCGTCACTTGGCTAGCAGATTGCCCAAGTGCAGTGCAATGCTTCTTAAATTCACGTCCCCACTTAACGTATTTGCTTGAGTTAGTTTCAAATACATCATCAACCGTGTGTGTTATGGGGTTGGCTGCATTTATCTTGGGAGAATGTGTGATTTACAATAAATCTAGTGAAAGCGGAAAGGATGCTATTACCGTAGCTGATGCCATAAGCCAGAAAATTGGTCTTGCATCATACTTTCTAAAGTTCGATAAGATGCAGAGAAGCTCCCTTTTCTCATCGGCAAAGTCAGCTGAGTCCCATAAACCGCTGACTAGATCCGCTGCTGCTAGTACGTTAGAGATTGAAGATGTTGCTGAGGATGATATCTATCTCCAACACTCGTGTTAA
- the LOC107926403 gene encoding uncharacterized protein isoform X1 has translation MRVPLKSGNVRIPNETMRLIITTFGGVIFGFFLGIISPKLSSTKINLTYIESKYHGLSTQALFDALNPLKANKVGSNKAKGAKIWTPTNPKGAETLPPGIVSSRSDIYPRRLWGHPDEDLTIKPKYLVAFTVGYNQKDNIDAAVKKFSNNFTIVLFHYDGVTSEWDEFEWSKRAIHVSAPKQSKWWFAKRFLHPDIVAPYDYIFIWDEDLGVEHFNAEEYIKIVRKHGLEISQPGLDPDSIGLTWAMTMKRNDTEIHTRTQERTGWCTDLHLPPCAAFVEIMATVFSRNAWRCVWHMIQNDLVHGWGLDFYLRRCVETPHEKIGVVDVQWIVHQGIPSLRNQTFSMGQEDIGLAPWKGVRERCKKEWSMFQNRMTDAEKAYYESMGISTTDITYGMDPSDFRR, from the exons ATGAGAGTTCCTTTGAAAAG TGGTAATGTTAGGATACCAAATGAGACAATGAGGTTGATTATAACAACATTTGGTGGAGTTATTTTTGGCTTCTTTTTAGGAATAATATCTCCAAAGCTTTCTTCAACTAAG ATCAATCTTACATACATTGAGAGCAAATATCATGGTCTTTCGACTCAAGCACTATTCGATGCTTTGAACCCTCTCAAGGCTAATAAGGTCGGGTCTAACAAAGCCAAAGGAGCAAAG ATATGGACTCCAACAAATCCAAAGGGTGCTGAAACACTCCCCCCTGGTATAGTTTCGTCTAGGTCTGATATATATCCTCGACGATTATGGGGTCATCCGGATGAG GACTTAACCATCAAACCAAAGTATCTTGTAGCGTTCACCGTTGGTTATAATCAGAAAGACAACATAGATGCAGCTGTGAAAAAG TTCTCAAACAACTTCACAATTGTATTGTTCCATTATGATGGAGTGACCAGTGAATGGGATGAATTTGAGTGGTCAAAGAGAGCTATTCACGTGAGTGCTCCAAAGCAGAGTAAATG GTGGTTTGCGAAGCGCTTTTTGCACCCCGACATTGTTGCACCGTATGATTACATCTTTATATGGGATGAAGATCTCGGTGTGGAGCACTTTAATGCAGAGGA ATACATCAAAATTGTGAGGAAACATGGTTTAGAGATATCCCAACCGGGGTTAGATCCAGATAGTATTGGGTTGACATGGGCAATGACAATGAAGAGAAACGACACTGAAATTCACAC gAGAACTCAAGAGAGAACTGGTTGGTGTACCGATTTGCATTTGCCTCCATGTGCAGC ATTTGTTGAGATCATGGCTACCGTGTTCTCTCGGAATGCATGGCGATGTGTTTGGCACATGATTCAG AATGATTTGGTTCACGGATGGGGTCTCGATTTTTATCTTAGAAGATGTGTCGAG ACTCCACATGAGAAAATAGGTGTTGTAGACGTTCAATGGATTGTACATCAAGGTATTCCTTCTCTACGGAACCAG ACATTTTCCATGGGTCAAGAAGACATTGGACTGGCACCATGGAAAGGG GTTAGGGAAAGGTGCAAGAAAGAATGGAGCATGTTCCAAAATAGGATGACTGATGCAGAGAAAGCATACTATGAATCAATGGGGATTAGTACTACCGATATCACTTATGGGATGGACCCTTCTGATTTTAGGAGATAG
- the LOC107926574 gene encoding serine/threonine-protein kinase STY13, which translates to MGSGNGFYSTQEFNLDSKWLIDPQQLLVGPKIGEGAHAKVYEGKYKNQNVAIKVVRRGETPEEIARREGRFAREVAMLSKVQHKNLVKFIGACKEPVMVIVTELLLGGTLRKYLLNMRPKCLDMCVAIGFALDIARAMECLHSHGIIHRDLKPENLILTEDHKTVKLADFGLAREESLTEMMTAETGTYRWMAPELYSTVTLRQGEKKHYNHKVDAYSFAIVLWELIHNKLPFEGMSNLQAAYAAAFKNVRPSAEDLPEDLAAIVTSCWQEDPNARPNFTQIIQMLLHYLSTVSPPELVMMPPKRTTSENVVFPPESPGTSSLMAARDDVVETPKTVDGEDRRKGFFFCFNQCY; encoded by the exons ATGGGATCTGGAAATGGGTTTTATTCAACTCAAGAGTTCAATTTAGATTCTAAATGGTTAATTGATCCTCAACAGCTTCTTGTTGGTCCTAAAATTGGTGAAGGTGCTCATGCTAAAGTATATGAAGGAAA ATACAAGAATCAAAATGTTGCTATTAAGGTTGTTAGAAGAGGGGAAACCCctgaagaaattgcaagaagagAAGGAAGGTTTGCAAGGGAAGTTGCAATGTTATCCAAAGTTCAACACAAAAATCTTGTCAAG tTTATTGGAGCTTGTAAGGAGCCTGTTATGGTGATTGTAACTGAGCTTCTACTAGGTGGGACATTGCGTAAATACCTTCTGAATATGCGGCCTAAATGCTTGGACATGTGTGTGGCGATCGGATTTGCGCTCGATATTGCTCGTGCAATGGAATGCTTACATTCCCATGGGATCATTCACCGGGACCTGAAACCTG AGAACCTGATATTGACCGAAGACCATAAAACAGTTAAACTCGCGGATTTCGGTTTAGCCAGGGAAGAGTCATTAACCGAAATGATGACTGCTGAAACCGGGACGTATCGTTGGATGGCTCCAGAG CTTTATAGCACGGTCACGCTAAGGCAGGGAGAGAAAAAGCATTACAATCATAAAGTAGACGCGTACAGCTTTGCTATCGTGTTATGGGAACTCATCCATAACAAGTTACCATTCGAGGGCATGTCGAATTTACAAGCCGCATATGCAGCCGCTTTTAAG AATGTTCGGCCTAGTGCTGAAGACCTTCCGGAAGATTTAGCAGCGATCGTGACTTCATGTTGGCAAGAGGATCCGAATGCTCGACCCAATTTCACTCAAATCATACAAATGCTATTACACTATCTCTCGACGGTTTCACCACCTGAGCTGGTAATGATGCCTCCGAAAAGAACAACATCCGAGAACGTTGTGTTCCCGCCGGAATCCCCGGGAACAAGCTCGTTGATGGCTGCTAGAGATGATGTAGTGGAAACCCCGAAAACCGTGGACGGAGAGGATAGGCGAAAAGGTTTCTTCTTCTGCTTTAACCAGTGTTATTGA
- the LOC107926397 gene encoding SAGA-associated factor 29 homolog A: MSSPDIASIMDNSRELDRLRKDQEEVLVEINKLHKKLQATPEVVEKPGDSSLSRLKSLYIQAKDLSEREVVISNSLVSKLDTFLPSGAPGQQRRKMDGSDQKRRRMKSDSDISRLSPSMRSHIEACLSLKDEQVAARVTSDAEKDEWFVVKVINFDEKTKEFEVLDEEPGDDEEGGVQKKYKLPASCIIPFPKRHDPSGTQEFPAGRNVLAVYPGTTALYKATVISTPRKRKSDEYLLEFDDDEEDGALPQRTVPFHKVVPLPDGHRQ, translated from the exons ATGTCGTCGCCGGACATTGCTTCAATCATGGACAACTCAAGGGAACTCGATCGATTAAGGAAAGATCAAGAAGAGGTGCTTGTTGAAATCAATAAGCTTCATAAAAAGCTTCAAGCCA CTCCTGAGGTAGTTGAGAAACCCGGTGATTCTTCATTGTCAAGGCTAAAAAGTTTGTATATTCAAGCTAAAGATCTTTCAGAGCGAGAAGTAGT GATTTCCAATTCCTTAGTAAGTAAACTTGACACTTTCCTTCCATCCGGAGCACCAGGACAACAGCGAAGAAAAATGG ATGGTAGTGACCAGAAAAGGAGAAGAATGAAATCTGATTCAGATATCTCTCGCCTTTCTCCTTCTATGCGGAGTCATATTGAGGCTTGTCTTAGTCTCAAAGACGAACAG GTAGCTGCGAGAGTCACCTCAGATGCCGAGAAGGATGAGTGGTTTGTCGTAAAAGTGATCAATTTTGATGAGAAAACAAAAGA ATTCGAAGTTCTTGATGAGGAACCAGGTGATGATGAAGAGGGCGGTGTCCAAAA GAAATACAAGCTGCCTGCATCTTGCATCATACCATTTCCGAAACGACATGATCCTTCTGGTACTCAAGAATTCCCTGCAGGGAGAAATGTTTTGGCTGTTTATCCGGGAACAACTGCACTCTATAAAGCAACTGTCATTAGTACACCTCGAAAG AGGAAATCTGATGA GTATCTATTGGAATTCGATGACGATGAAGAAGACGGAGCTTTGCCGCAAAGGACGGTACCGTTTCACAAGGTGGTTCCATTGCCAGATGGGCATAGGCAATGA
- the LOC107926403 gene encoding uncharacterized protein isoform X2, with amino-acid sequence MRLIITTFGGVIFGFFLGIISPKLSSTKINLTYIESKYHGLSTQALFDALNPLKANKVGSNKAKGAKIWTPTNPKGAETLPPGIVSSRSDIYPRRLWGHPDEDLTIKPKYLVAFTVGYNQKDNIDAAVKKFSNNFTIVLFHYDGVTSEWDEFEWSKRAIHVSAPKQSKWWFAKRFLHPDIVAPYDYIFIWDEDLGVEHFNAEEYIKIVRKHGLEISQPGLDPDSIGLTWAMTMKRNDTEIHTRTQERTGWCTDLHLPPCAAFVEIMATVFSRNAWRCVWHMIQNDLVHGWGLDFYLRRCVETPHEKIGVVDVQWIVHQGIPSLRNQTFSMGQEDIGLAPWKGVRERCKKEWSMFQNRMTDAEKAYYESMGISTTDITYGMDPSDFRR; translated from the exons ATGAGGTTGATTATAACAACATTTGGTGGAGTTATTTTTGGCTTCTTTTTAGGAATAATATCTCCAAAGCTTTCTTCAACTAAG ATCAATCTTACATACATTGAGAGCAAATATCATGGTCTTTCGACTCAAGCACTATTCGATGCTTTGAACCCTCTCAAGGCTAATAAGGTCGGGTCTAACAAAGCCAAAGGAGCAAAG ATATGGACTCCAACAAATCCAAAGGGTGCTGAAACACTCCCCCCTGGTATAGTTTCGTCTAGGTCTGATATATATCCTCGACGATTATGGGGTCATCCGGATGAG GACTTAACCATCAAACCAAAGTATCTTGTAGCGTTCACCGTTGGTTATAATCAGAAAGACAACATAGATGCAGCTGTGAAAAAG TTCTCAAACAACTTCACAATTGTATTGTTCCATTATGATGGAGTGACCAGTGAATGGGATGAATTTGAGTGGTCAAAGAGAGCTATTCACGTGAGTGCTCCAAAGCAGAGTAAATG GTGGTTTGCGAAGCGCTTTTTGCACCCCGACATTGTTGCACCGTATGATTACATCTTTATATGGGATGAAGATCTCGGTGTGGAGCACTTTAATGCAGAGGA ATACATCAAAATTGTGAGGAAACATGGTTTAGAGATATCCCAACCGGGGTTAGATCCAGATAGTATTGGGTTGACATGGGCAATGACAATGAAGAGAAACGACACTGAAATTCACAC gAGAACTCAAGAGAGAACTGGTTGGTGTACCGATTTGCATTTGCCTCCATGTGCAGC ATTTGTTGAGATCATGGCTACCGTGTTCTCTCGGAATGCATGGCGATGTGTTTGGCACATGATTCAG AATGATTTGGTTCACGGATGGGGTCTCGATTTTTATCTTAGAAGATGTGTCGAG ACTCCACATGAGAAAATAGGTGTTGTAGACGTTCAATGGATTGTACATCAAGGTATTCCTTCTCTACGGAACCAG ACATTTTCCATGGGTCAAGAAGACATTGGACTGGCACCATGGAAAGGG GTTAGGGAAAGGTGCAAGAAAGAATGGAGCATGTTCCAAAATAGGATGACTGATGCAGAGAAAGCATACTATGAATCAATGGGGATTAGTACTACCGATATCACTTATGGGATGGACCCTTCTGATTTTAGGAGATAG